The sequence AAACTTGCCGATAAATATAATAGGTTCATCTCTTCTCCTCCTTTTAGAGATTTATTGTTTCTATTATCTTTAATCGGCAGGAGAAGAGATTTTTTTAACAAAATTTAAAAAATGACGAAACTATAGTCTATTATCTTATCTCCATATCACTCTTATCTCCTTATCCCCTTTCTTACACTTTTGATATATAGCCTGAACGGTTACGAAAAAAGGAGGATAATAAAATGTTAAAAAAGATAACTTTTATTAGTTTAATCATTGGGATAGTATCAGTCACATCCATAAGTCTGGCACAACAGCCGATAGAGCAAGGTGGAACAGAGACAACCGCAGTTTTGGGTCCAACATTACAATTTGCTACTAAAACGGGTGGAGGGATTCAATCTGCCATTGCCTTAGGGGATATAGATGGTGATGGAAAATTAGAAGTGGTTACCGCGGCTTTTGATCAGAAGGTCTATGTCTTAAATGAAGATGGAAGTTTATTGCCTGGCTGGCCTGTAAAACTTCCTCAAGCATGGCTTTTACGCTCATCTCCGGCTATTGGAGATATTAATAACGATGGGAATTTAGAAATAGTCATTGGAACATTACAGGCAGAGGTCTACGCCCTGGATAAAACTGGAAAACCCATTCCTGGTTGGCCAGTAAAGGTTATGGGAGGAGTCTTCTCCTCGCCTGCATTAGCTGATATTGACCAGGACAAAAAATTAGAAGTGATAATAGGCTCAATAGGTGAAGGAGAGGCGATTTTTGTCTATGCCTTTAATGAAGATGGAACTATAGTTCCAGGTTGGCCGGCAAAGATTAATGCTACCACCTGGTCTTGTGCCAGCATAGGGGATATAGATAAAAATGGTAAATTAGAAATAGCCGTAACGACTTGTAGTGGAAATACCTACCTCTGGGATAGAAAAGGGAAATTACTTTCTGATTGGCCTGTCCTCGCCGGTTTCTGGAATATTTCCTCTTCGGTATTTGGAAATATAGATAAGGATAAAAAATTAGAGATAATTGTAAGTTCAAATGATAAAAAGGTATATGCTTTTAAGA comes from bacterium and encodes:
- a CDS encoding FG-GAP-like repeat-containing protein, with protein sequence MLKKITFISLIIGIVSVTSISLAQQPIEQGGTETTAVLGPTLQFATKTGGGIQSAIALGDIDGDGKLEVVTAAFDQKVYVLNEDGSLLPGWPVKLPQAWLLRSSPAIGDINNDGNLEIVIGTLQAEVYALDKTGKPIPGWPVKVMGGVFSSPALADIDQDKKLEVIIGSIGEGEAIFVYAFNEDGTIVPGWPAKINATTWSCASIGDIDKNGKLEIAVTTCSGNTYLWDRKGKLLSDWPVLAGFWNISSSVFGNIDKDKKLEIIVSSNDKKVYAFKTNGKLVSGWPVQTDGAITSSPALGDIDEDGELEIIIGSDDKKVYAFNGDGSLVQGWPVTCAGGIQASPILGDIDKDGKIEIIVGCTDKNVYAFNGDGTLVTGFPLQTEGVILSTPALGNIDDDDGLELIVASFDSKVYCWDFGPGTYNIPSDKGKNKKKTNTSKLLPWPMFQHDECHTGTHPGISSR